TGGCCTACCTCAACCAGGAGGCGGGGGCCGAGGCAGTTGCCAAACAGATGATTGGGGGCGGTTTTATCAGCGCCGTCAATCTGGCCGAGGTCTACAGCAAGGTGGCTGAGTGGGGCCAGGACGTGCGCCTGCTCGAGCAGGCCCTGGTGCATCAGGGTTTGCTGGGGGGTGTATTAGAGGTGGTGCCCTTCGGCCCCGAGGACGTCCTGCGGGTGGCCGCGCTGCGACCCCTGACCAAAACCCAGGGGCTATCCCTGGGAGATCGGGTCTGTCTGGCACTGGCCCAGCGGCTGGGATTGCCCGCCATCACCACCGACAGCGCCTGGAGCAACCTGGACGCAGGGGTTGAGGTGCGGGTTGTGCGTTAGGACAGGCTCCTTCGATACGTCAGCGCCTCGGTCAGGTGAGCCTCCTGGATGTGCTCCGCCCCCGCGAGGTCGGCGATGGTACCTGCCACCCGCAGGATGCGGTCGTAGCGCCTTGCGCTGAGGGCCAATCGTTGGGTGGCGGCTTGCAGCAGGGCCTCGGAAGAGGGAGAGAGCACCGTGTGTCGCCGCAATTCGCGGCCAAAGAGTTCGCTGTTCAGTTTGCCCTGGCGGGACTTCATCCGCTCCCTGGCTGCAAGCACCCGTTCTCTCGCCGAGGCGGTGGGCTCCCCTTCCGGTGCGCGGGAGAGTTCGACTGGGGTGAGCCTTGGCACCTCCACCACCAGGTCGAAGCGGTCAAGCAGGGGGCCGGAGATGCGGTTCACGTAGCAATTG
This DNA window, taken from Meiothermus sp. CFH 77666, encodes the following:
- a CDS encoding type II toxin-antitoxin system VapC family toxin is translated as MSVVLDASALLAYLNQEAGAEAVAKQMIGGGFISAVNLAEVYSKVAEWGQDVRLLEQALVHQGLLGGVLEVVPFGPEDVLRVAALRPLTKTQGLSLGDRVCLALAQRLGLPAITTDSAWSNLDAGVEVRVVR
- a CDS encoding ATP-binding protein; its protein translation is MPGCEWKPRSGGTPPPAEPVSPPSLPAPAFCGEEGRLPCPEYPDCTAHACICGWFGDPEKPCSCTPTQRNCYVNRISGPLLDRFDLVVEVPRLTPVELSRAPEGEPTASARERVLAARERMKSRQGKLNSELFGRELRRHTVLSPSSEALLQAATQRLALSARRYDRILRVAGTIADLAGAEHIQEAHLTEALTYRRSLS